The following coding sequences lie in one Pseudorasbora parva isolate DD20220531a chromosome 18, ASM2467924v1, whole genome shotgun sequence genomic window:
- the LOC137046674 gene encoding urokinase plasminogen activator surface receptor-like, whose amino-acid sequence MDLQVSVFLLFNLFTAGHSLSCYECSGMTGSCSGQAVKTCPSGFSQCSSSTIVTKMGDMTSKVMNKECAPVCQSGSLNVGIMRMSTSCCTTDQCNAQDAPDSSSNPNGKTCYSCDGQTCSNTVKCSGAEDRCIKATGNFGGQSLVLKGCASKSICDATSVSSFQSSSCCEGNLCNGAQSVTQSFLFLCGSLLSYFLLH is encoded by the exons ATGGATCTGCAAGTCTCAGTTTTTCTTCTCTTCAATCTTTTCACTGCAG GACACTCTCTCAGCTGTTATGAGTGTTCAGGTATGACGGGTTCTTGTTCAGGACAAGCGGTAAAAACATGTCCCAGTGGATTTTCTCAGTGTTCGAGTTCAACAATAGTGACAAAAATGG GTGACATGACTTCTAAAGTGATGAATAAAGAGTGTGCTCCTGTCTGTCAAAGTGGGTCCTTGAACGTTGGCATTATGAGGATGAGTACTTCCTGCTGTACCACGGACCAGTGTAACGCTCAAGATGCTCCAG ATTCCTCTAGCAACCCCAATGGAAAGACATGTTACTCCTGTGATGGACAGACCTGCTCAAACACTGTGAAATGTTCAGGGGCGGAAGATCGCTGCATTAAAGCAACAG GGAATTTTGGAGGCCAGTCATTGGTTTTAAAAGGCTGTGCCTCTAAATCTATTTGTGATGCCACATCAGTTAGTAGTTTTCAGAGCTCCTCCTGCTGTGAGGGGAACCTGTGTAACGGTGCTCAGAGCGTCACTCAGAGCTTCCTGTTCCTCTGCGGTTCTCTGCTCTCCTACTTCCTGCTGCACTga